Proteins found in one Oryza glaberrima chromosome 4, OglaRS2, whole genome shotgun sequence genomic segment:
- the LOC127772258 gene encoding tau-cadinol synthase-like, which translates to MSSHCLRFLSHGPVQTMAVAVPYVLRVRPNRASFRRSRTALRGRASIVGTPVGIPSGEDEIIAAAGKEASGFEPSVWRDFFINYEPKPLQRSEGWMVERAEKLKDDVRTMFETCDSTEGRLQLVDAIQHLGIDHLFKEEIEYSLSEINASEFISSSLHDVALRFRLLRQHGFHVSPDVFNKFKGDDGRFVSGITNDPRGLLSLYNAAHLLTHDEPELEEAISFATQHLASLSSGTDLNPHLIDQINRALDVPLPRTYRRMETLCYMPEYRQEEGHIPILLELAMLDFNLLQHVHLKELKAISEWWKDLYGYMGLSYIRDRVVESYVWSYVVFYEEDSALARMIFTKIIAFIILMDDTYDSYATIQECRKLNEAIQRWDESATAFLPEYMKKFYSALLKTFKEFQIHVEDDGQYRIDHTKKAFQNLSAYYLQEAEWSYQNYKPSFEEQVALSTVTSTVPLLCVSTTVGRGDALTNEAFEWAANDIGAKIACAKITRFMNDIAAFKRGRKNRGDVVSTVECYMNENKVTSEGAFTKIDLMIEDEWRTINQALCEHRELLPAVQQVLNLAICATFFYGKRKDAYTFSTHLQETVESLFVRPVSI; encoded by the exons ATGTCGTCGCATTGCCTCCGTTTCCTCTCCCACGGTCCGGTACAAACTATGGCGGTCGCCGTGCCGTATGTTTTGCGTGTCCGTCCGAACCGTGCTTCGTTTCGGCGAAGTAGAACAGCGCTGCGAGGACGTGCAAGCATCGTCGGCACACCCGTCGGCATACCGTCCGGAGAGGATGAAATAATCGCTGCTGCTGGAAAGGAGGCTTCTGGTTTTGAGCCGTCTGTGTGGAGGGATTTCTTTATCAACTACGAGCCAAAACCATTGCag AGATCAGAGGGATGGATGGTGGAGAGGGCTGAAAAGCTGAAGGACGATGTCCGCACAATGTTTGAGACATGCGACAGCACAGAGGGAAGGTTGCAGTTAGTAGATGCAATCCAACATCTCGGAATAGATCACCTCTTCAAAGAAGAGATAGAATACTCACTAAGTGAAATCAATGCAAGTGAATTCATTAGCTCTAGCCTCCATGATGTTGCTCTGCGGTTTCGTTTGCTTAGGCAGCATGGCTTTCATGTATCTCCAG ATGTATTCAACAAATTCAAAGGCGATGATGGGAGGTTTGTTAGTGGAATAACTAATGACCCAAGGGGCTTATTAAGTTTATACAACGCAGCCCATCTTCTCACACACGATGAGCCAGAACTTGAAGAAGCCATCTCTTTTGCAACGCAACATCTTGCATCATTGAGTAGTGGAACTGATCTCAATCCACATCTAATTGATCAAATCAATCGTGCCCTTGATGTACCATTACCAAGGACGTACAGAAGAATGGAAACTTTGTGCTATATGCCGGAGTATAGACAAGAAGAAGGGCACATTCCCATTCTTCTAGAACTTGCAATGCTGGATTTTAACCTTCTGCAGCATGTCCACTTAAAGGAACTTAAAGCTATTTCTGA GTGGTGGAAAGATCTTTATGGATACATGGGTTTAAGTTACATTAGGGATCGCGTGGTGGAGTCCTACGTTTGGTCCTATGTTGTGTTCTACGAGGAAGACTCAGCGCTTGCACGAATGATCTTTACCAAGATAATTGCATTCATAATCCTTATGGATGACACTTATGATTCCTATGCCACGATCCAGGAATGCAGGAAGCTGAATGAAGCCATCCAAAG ATGGGATGAGAGCGCTACCGCATTCCTTCCAGAATACATGAAGAAGTTCTACAGTGCACTGTTAAAAACCTTCAAGGAGTTTCAGATTCATGTGGAGGATGATGGCCAATACCGAATTGATCACACAAAAAAAGCT TTCCAAAATCTATCTGCTTATTATCTTCAAGAAGCGGAATGGTCATATCAGAATTACAAGCCAAGCTTTGAAGAGCAAGTGGCTTTGTCTACGGTAACCTCAACCGTGCCACTACTATGTGTGTCTACTACAGTCGGTCGAGGTGATGCACTAACGAACGAAGCATTTGAGTGGGCAGCAAATGATATTGGTGCCAAAATAGCGTGTGCAAAGATAACACGTTTCATGAATGACATTGCGGCATTTAAG CGTGGAAGAAAGAACAGGGGGGACGTGGTGAGCACAGTGGAGTGCTACATGAATGAGAACAAGGTCACAAGCGAGGGCGCCTTCACCAAGATTGACTTGATGATAGAAGATGAATGGAGGACGATCAACCAGGCTCTCTGTGAACATCGTGAGCTCCTCCCAGCAGTGCAACAAGTGTTGAATTTAGCTATTTGCGCGACATTCTTTTACGGGAAGAGAAAGGACGCCTACACATTCTCCACACATCTTCAGGAGACAGTTGAGAGTCTCTTTGTTAGGCCAGTTTCTATCTAG